A section of the Rummeliibacillus pycnus genome encodes:
- a CDS encoding magnesium transporter CorA family protein: MKLTLPNIDEESKISRAWMTSMMPFLFISKKEKMLAEELLSNGFKYFDLQDDTQQSAYYGDIHISNVALNQHFLPYIERRLFPSSLEEDAFHRFSKAIPKKGELVIHERHYFFQILSVDVVLCPFGVGFVTIRVELEKDYSLSETLDFMHHFRTLEPKTLDERGVRLYVSSFTFYNINDFIMLYLCPEIQPYIIHDEVRNGYYGSLPFFEDERMLVATYIEVDEDHLSIEQLYRASQLDGYTEDHIPWISAGNTEHMEEYLKTKMNNRYMPKLCDITTEHVQITIAFRQADEGLREKARIRFMGIHYYNVLLHYFYKLTLLELSFRYSELSWKTDEVYVERLMKQITMFSSKFYFQEVSSRSSSRETAKRLRHIFRIDELFGDVAKTLDALYVNQEKTADQRQNQLLFILTMFSVISGIFGMNLVVIEWNDRFDWSKIFGYSIYEWICLITAVAGILMSAGLLLSTIYTWGRRKIQYKKWY, translated from the coding sequence TTGAAGTTAACTTTACCTAATATTGATGAAGAAAGTAAAATATCCAGAGCATGGATGACTTCTATGATGCCTTTTTTATTTATCTCTAAAAAAGAAAAGATGTTGGCTGAAGAACTATTATCAAATGGCTTTAAATATTTTGATTTACAAGATGACACACAACAATCAGCTTATTATGGGGATATCCATATTTCAAACGTTGCGTTAAATCAACACTTTTTGCCTTACATAGAACGACGTCTTTTTCCGAGTAGTCTAGAAGAAGATGCGTTTCATCGCTTTTCAAAAGCAATCCCTAAAAAAGGAGAGTTGGTTATTCATGAAAGGCATTATTTTTTTCAAATATTAAGTGTGGATGTAGTCCTTTGTCCTTTTGGAGTGGGGTTTGTCACAATAAGGGTTGAATTAGAAAAGGACTACTCTCTATCTGAAACGCTTGATTTTATGCATCATTTTCGAACACTCGAACCGAAAACACTGGACGAAAGAGGCGTTCGACTTTATGTTTCTTCCTTTACTTTTTATAACATTAACGATTTCATCATGCTTTATTTATGCCCAGAAATTCAACCGTACATTATTCACGATGAAGTCCGCAATGGATACTATGGTAGCTTGCCCTTTTTTGAAGATGAACGCATGCTTGTAGCTACTTATATTGAGGTAGATGAGGATCATTTATCGATCGAACAACTGTACAGAGCTAGTCAATTAGATGGTTATACGGAAGATCACATTCCATGGATTTCTGCAGGAAATACAGAACATATGGAAGAGTATTTAAAAACAAAGATGAATAATCGGTATATGCCAAAATTATGCGATATTACAACAGAACATGTTCAGATCACCATTGCTTTTCGGCAAGCAGATGAGGGTTTAAGAGAAAAAGCAAGAATTCGATTTATGGGTATACATTATTATAATGTCTTATTACATTATTTTTATAAATTGACATTATTGGAGTTATCGTTCAGATATAGCGAGTTGTCGTGGAAAACAGATGAGGTATATGTTGAAAGATTAATGAAACAAATTACCATGTTTTCATCTAAATTTTATTTTCAAGAGGTCAGTAGCCGTTCATCTAGTCGGGAAACTGCTAAGAGATTAAGGCATATTTTTCGAATCGATGAATTATTTGGTGATGTAGCAAAAACGCTTGATGCATTATATGTTAATCAAGAAAAAACTGCCGATCAAAGACAAAACCAATTATTATTTATTTTAACGATGTTCTCGGTAATATCAGGCATTTTCGGTATGAATTTGGTTGTTATTGAGTGGAATGATCGTTTTGATTGGTCGAAAATTTTTGGGTATTCAATCTACGAATGGATCTGTTTGATCACAGCAGTTGCAGGAATTTTAATGTCTGCTGGATTATTGTTAAGTACAATTTATACATGGGGAAGAAGAAAGATTCAATATAAAAAATGGTACTAA
- a CDS encoding YojF family protein, whose amino-acid sequence MEIVDTQKLQELLNSFANKDVYIHLETTNGAYATHFDKQVFNAGAFIRNVKLSYELGKVTPDQPHRVGLKLHNDGWVYAQGITHYELDGQNRLLMAGHGYDGKLAVALEISETPFAY is encoded by the coding sequence ATGGAAATAGTAGATACACAAAAACTACAAGAACTTCTTAATTCCTTTGCGAATAAGGATGTCTATATACACTTAGAAACGACGAATGGTGCCTACGCAACTCACTTCGATAAACAAGTGTTTAACGCTGGTGCTTTTATACGCAATGTAAAATTAAGTTATGAATTAGGCAAAGTAACGCCAGATCAACCACACCGTGTTGGTTTAAAATTGCATAATGATGGCTGGGTATATGCACAAGGCATTACACACTATGAGTTAGATGGCCAAAATCGCTTATTAATGGCTGGTCATGGCTATGATGGCAAATTGGCTGTCGCATTAGAAATTAGCGAAACACCATTTGCTTATTAA